A portion of the Juglans microcarpa x Juglans regia isolate MS1-56 chromosome 1D, Jm3101_v1.0, whole genome shotgun sequence genome contains these proteins:
- the LOC121247832 gene encoding uncharacterized protein LOC121247832 yields MATNHGSEERRRRILERGSDRMALITGRIKTLPTSPPPSQSIISSSSDPPHQHHHHVDNGSNHHHLRAGAVVKDYSSDDTLLNKESTDEDSSGNKFGIGSPGEPQLNKGSTSIEAQEIQTTLDNGVKTIVQKTSAERDQQLPKPRRRQPRLFTSKRIHSCIVASENTRVTCSLIIAFLVVFSYVDYPLFGRNIVNSKSVVASRPLYILLLTDVTIVFARVYLEKRREFDEAEEERVALQEDGQNWEKAEKVLERGLVAYQAIRAIFIDCSVYAVVVICGLSLL; encoded by the exons ATGGCGACCAACCATGGCAgcgaagaaagaagaagaagaatcttaGAGAGAGGGTCGGATCGTATGGCTCTCATTACAGGCCGAATCAAAACTCTCCCAACATCGCCACCACCATCCCAATCaataatatcatcatcatcagaccCTCCTCATCAACACCATCATCATGTGGATAATGGGtctaatcatcatcatcttagGG CAGGTGCTGTGGTTAAGGATTATTCCTCTGATGATACATTGCTGAATAAGGAGAGTACGGATGAAGATTCCAGTGGAAATAAGTTTGGCATAGGAAGCCCAGGAGAGCCTCAGTTGAACAAAGGCAGCACTAGTATAGAAGCTCAAGAAATTCAGACTACTTTGGATAATGGGGTCAAAACAATAGTTCAAAAGACCTCAGCAGAGAGGGACCAGCAGCTTCCAAAACCACGAAGGCGTCAACCTAGACTTTTCACTTCCAAGAGAATACATTCCTGCATTGTAGCTTCTGAGAATACACGCGTCACTTGTTCTCTCATAATAGCATTCTTGGTTGTTTTTTCTTACGTTGATTACCCATTATTTGGAAGGAACATAGTGAATTCGAAGAGTGTTGTAGCCTCAAGGCCTCTTTACATACTCTTGCTGACTGATGTAACGATTGTGTTTGCAAGAGTGTACCttgagaagagaagagaatttGATGAGGCAGAGGAAGAACGAGTGGCACTTCAAGAAGATGGACAGAACTGGGAAAAAGCAGAGAAGGTTTTGGAGAGAGGCCTGGTGGCGTATCAGGCTATCCGTGCCATTTTCATTGACTGCAGTGTTTATGCAGTCGTTGTCATCTGTGGCCTCTCTCTGCTGTAG